One genomic segment of Hordeum vulgare subsp. vulgare chromosome 2H, MorexV3_pseudomolecules_assembly, whole genome shotgun sequence includes these proteins:
- the LOC123425286 gene encoding uncharacterized protein LOC123425286 isoform X1 encodes MSGREVREYTNLSDPKDRKYGKGKDKIDDEDVTFQRMVAKMQDVAGERGGYLHGRGALDSDDLLYLKEQMEAEEDAERLLRRTEKRAFAAFKQAAVLADSAPAIPAALRVEPRPKSDIRQRDLLKKIVEIKPKRAKVSSPRQTAEGDRPKQEQEDSVRKMSTPGNQPESSEGEKGPSQGAVSFLQPLSKPGDPAKAQSQNAAVSLLGLAYESSDEE; translated from the exons ATGTCTGGACGTGAGGTTCGTGAGTACACTAACCTCAGCGACCCCAAAG ATAGAAAGTATGGGAAGGGAAAGGACAAGATCGATGATGAGGATGTCACCTTCCAGCGCATGGTAGCAAAG ATGCAGGATGTTGCTGGTGAGCGGGGAGGCTACCTTCATGGGCGAGGAG CATTGGACAGTGATGATTTGCTCTACCTTAAAGAGCAAATGGAGGCTGAGGAAGATGCAGAGCGTCTCCTTCGTCGTACAGAAAAGCGGGCATTTGCTGCCTTTAAG CAAGCAGCAGTTCTAGCTGATTCTGCACCTGCTATTCCTGCGGCTCTTCGCGTCGAGCCTAGACCCAAAAGTGATATAAG GCAACGTGATCTCTTGAAGAAGATTGTCGAGATCAAACCAAAGCGAGCAAAAGTCAGCAGCCCTCGACAAACAGCAGAGGGTGATAGACCTAAGCAGGAACAAGAAGATTCTGTGAGGAAAATGTCTACCCCTGGGAACCAACCAGAatcatctgaaggtgaaaagggaCCGTCTCAAGGGGCGGTCAGCTTTCTGCAGCCTCTGTCAAAACCAGGTGATCCAGCGAAGGCCCAGTCGCAAAATGCAGCTGTAAGCTTACTTGGTTTGGCGTATGAGAGTTCGGACGAGGAATAG
- the LOC123425286 gene encoding uncharacterized protein LOC123425286 isoform X2 — translation MQDVAGERGGYLHGRGALDSDDLLYLKEQMEAEEDAERLLRRTEKRAFAAFKQAAVLADSAPAIPAALRVEPRPKSDIRQRDLLKKIVEIKPKRAKVSSPRQTAEGDRPKQEQEDSVRKMSTPGNQPESSEGEKGPSQGAVSFLQPLSKPGDPAKAQSQNAAVSLLGLAYESSDEE, via the exons ATGCAGGATGTTGCTGGTGAGCGGGGAGGCTACCTTCATGGGCGAGGAG CATTGGACAGTGATGATTTGCTCTACCTTAAAGAGCAAATGGAGGCTGAGGAAGATGCAGAGCGTCTCCTTCGTCGTACAGAAAAGCGGGCATTTGCTGCCTTTAAG CAAGCAGCAGTTCTAGCTGATTCTGCACCTGCTATTCCTGCGGCTCTTCGCGTCGAGCCTAGACCCAAAAGTGATATAAG GCAACGTGATCTCTTGAAGAAGATTGTCGAGATCAAACCAAAGCGAGCAAAAGTCAGCAGCCCTCGACAAACAGCAGAGGGTGATAGACCTAAGCAGGAACAAGAAGATTCTGTGAGGAAAATGTCTACCCCTGGGAACCAACCAGAatcatctgaaggtgaaaagggaCCGTCTCAAGGGGCGGTCAGCTTTCTGCAGCCTCTGTCAAAACCAGGTGATCCAGCGAAGGCCCAGTCGCAAAATGCAGCTGTAAGCTTACTTGGTTTGGCGTATGAGAGTTCGGACGAGGAATAG